The nucleotide window ACGCGAAGCCTCCGGATGACGAAAGAGCGGGAATCGCTCGTTAGGGAAATCCTTCGCGCCCCCCGGCACTTTGAAGCGGAACAGCTGATCCAACGACTGCGCCGCAGCCGGCGCCGTGTCAGCCGGGCCACCGTCTACCGGACGCTGATGCTCCTGGAGGAATGCGGCATCCTTCGCAAGTCGACATTCGGCCATGATCGCAGCTTTTACGAAGCTGTTCTCAATGAGGGACATCATGATCACCTCATCTGTCTGAGCTGTGGATCCATTGAGGAGTTCCAATCGCCTCAAATCGAAGCCAACCAAACAAGGATCTGCCAAGACAGAGGGTTTGAGCTCATCGACCATGTCCATGAGATGTACGGCCTTTGCCCCAAATGCTTGATTAAATCTGAATCCCAGGCACAGGCGTGAAGAAATCGATTGAATCAAAATCCCCCAATCCGCCTGAATCGACCCATTCCCTTCTTCTGGTGGGGCAATCCAATGTTGGCAAGAGCGCCATCTTTGGCGCCTTGACGAACCGTTATGTCGCGGTCTCAAACTATCCCGGTACAACGGTGGAGGTCACTCAGGGAGTCGCAAAGTTTAAGGACCGGGATGCGACCATCCTGGACACACCGGGAACGAACTCATTGCTTCCGATGAGTAATGATGAACGAGTGACACGGGATATCCTCATGACCCATCCTACGGCGGATATCATCCAGGTCGGCGACGGCAAGAACCTTTCCAGAACCCTTCATTTGACATTAGAGCTGGCCGAGGCGGGCCGATCGATCGTGCTCGTCCTGAATATGCTCGATGAAGCCCGGGCGCGGGGGATCCGGATCGATACGCAAAAGCTGCATCAACAAGTGGGATGTCCCGTTGTCGCCACCGTGGCGATACGACGCCAGGGGTTCCGGCAGCTGATTTCAACGCAACCCGCACCGGCCCACGCTGTGACGGCGATCCAATACCCCCTGGTCATCGAGCATGCCATCGCTGATTTGGAAGACCTCTTGCCGTCTGATACGGGACTGACGCCTCGGGCCCTCGCCCTTCTCATTCTTCAGAGCGACGAGTCTCTGGCCGATTGGCTGCGCGAGAAACTGTCCCTGGAGATTTTGGGACGTTTGGAAGGGATCCGCGCCGT belongs to Candidatus Eisenbacteria bacterium and includes:
- a CDS encoding transcriptional repressor, whose product is MSSDETAILAQFREFLATRSLRMTKERESLVREILRAPRHFEAEQLIQRLRRSRRRVSRATVYRTLMLLEECGILRKSTFGHDRSFYEAVLNEGHHDHLICLSCGSIEEFQSPQIEANQTRICQDRGFELIDHVHEMYGLCPKCLIKSESQAQA